From a single Thalassophryne amazonica chromosome 7, fThaAma1.1, whole genome shotgun sequence genomic region:
- the LOC117513510 gene encoding LOW QUALITY PROTEIN: tripartite motif-containing protein 16-like (The sequence of the model RefSeq protein was modified relative to this genomic sequence to represent the inferred CDS: inserted 1 base in 1 codon): protein MAQQQPRLDQERISCSICLDLLRDPVAILCGHSYCQSCIQSFWDEEDQKKIHSCPQCRETFTLRPVPVKNTMLAELVEELKKTGLYTAPGDHCYAGSEDVACDLCTGSKLKALKSCLMSMAXYCKKHLQPHYDAAPLKKHELAEPSNKLQENICPLHAEVMKMFCQTDQQCICYLGSMEQHKGHDTVSAAAERAERQKMLEEHWQQIQRRIQDGHNEMKKLQHEVEDTNHAADKAVADSEKIFTRLLRLIKKRNSEVKQQIRSRQKTEVSRIRELQKNLEQEIADLTRQDAGLDQLSRTEDHIHFLQNYPSLSHLSDLTFSSSIKIHPWRHFEDMVAAVSKLRDELQIILRDKRVKSSQTETEVDVLLPDPEPKTRADFLKYSCEITLDPNTANRELLLSEGNTKATWGSREPFCCNHPDRFIGCVQVLSRESLTGRHYWEVKWSGEGVYIAVAYKNIKRSGPWNECGFGYNDKSWALDHFGNNYSFTHNNMYTPVSGPWSSTIGVYLNHSAGILSYSVSETMTLLHRVQTTYTQPLHVGLWFYRFGDSAKYVKSTVNQTVWLRLSHNRSFSVAVCSICR, encoded by the exons ATGGCGCAGCAACAACCTCGACTTGATCAAGAGAGAATATCCTGTTCGATCTGTCTGGACCTCCTGAGGGATCCAGTGGCTATTCTTTGTGGACACAGCTACTGTCAGAGCTGTATTCAAAGTTTCTGGGATGAAGAGgaccagaagaaaatccacagctgtcctcagTGCAGAGAAACCTTCACACTGAGGCCTGTTCCGGTGAAAAACACCATGTTAGCAGAGTTAGTGGAGGAGCTAAAGAAGACTGGACTCTATACTGCTCCTGGTGATCACTGCTACGCTGGATCTGAAGATGTGGCTTGTGACTTGTGCACGGGGAGTAAACTGAAAGCTCTCAAGTCCTGCCTGATGAGTATGG TCTATTGCAAGAAACACCTCCAGCCTCACTACGATGCAGCTCCTCTAAAGAAACACGAGCTGGCCGAGCCCTCCAATAAGCTCCAGGAGAACATCTGCCCTCTCCATGCTGAGGTGATGAAGATGTTTTGCCAGACTGATCAGCAGTGTATCTGTTATCTCGGCTCTATGGAGCAACATAAAGGTCACGATACAGTGTCAGCCGcagcagaaagggctgagagacaGAAGATGCTTGAGGAACATTGGCAACAAATCCAGAGGAGAATCCAGGATGGACACAATGAGATGAAGAAGCTCCAGCATGAGGTGGAAGACACCAATCACGCTGCAGATAAAGCAGTGGCAGACAGTGAGAAGATTTTCACTCGGCTTCTCCGTCTGATTAAGAAAAGAAACTCTGAAGTGAAGCAGCAGATCAGATCCCGGCAGAAAACTGAAGTGAGTCGAATCAGAGAGCTTCAGAAGAACTTGGAGCAGGAGATCGCTGATCTGACGAGGCAAGATGCTGGTTTGGATCAGCTCTCACGCACAGAAGATCACATCCATTTTCTGCAAAATTACCCCTCGCTGTCACACCTCAGTGACCTTACATTCTCCTCCAGCATCAAAATCCATCCTTGGAGGCACTTTGAGGACATGGTGGCAGCTGTGTCAAAGCTCAGAGATGAGCTACAGATCATTCTGAGAGACAAACGGGTGAAAAGCTCACAGACAGAGACTGAAGTGGATGTTTTACTGCCAGATCCAGAACCAAAGACCCGAGCTGACTTCTTAAAATATTCATGCGAAATCACCCTGGATCCAAATACAGCCAACAGAGAGCTGTTGTTATCAGAAGGGAACACAAAAGCAACATGGGGGAGCCGGGAACCGTTTTGTTGCAATCATCCAGACAGATTCATCGGATGTGTCCAGGTTCTGAGCAGAGAGAGTCTAACGGGTCGTCATTACTGGGAGGTGAAGTGGAGCGGAGAAGGAGTTTATATAGCAGTTGCATACAAGAATATTAAGAGAAGCGGGCCGTGGAATGAATGTGGATTTGGATACAATGACAAGTCCTGGGCATTAGATCATTTTGGCAATAATTATTCATTCACGCATAACAACATGTACACTCCAGTCTCAGGTCCTTGGTCCTCCACCATAGGAGTCTATCTCAATCACAGTGCAGGTATCTTGTCCTACAGTGTCTCTGAAACCATGACTCTCCTCCACAGAGTCCAGACCACGTACACTCAGCCGCTACACGTTGGACTTTGGTTTTATAGGTTTGGAGACTCTGCGAAGTATGTAAAATCAACTGTCAATCAAACAGTGTGGTTGAGGCTGTCACACAATAGATCTTTTTCTGTCGCTGTTTGTTCGATTTGTCGATAG